The window CTACTACTAAGTCTTAAAATATTAGCCAGATTCAACAAAGCTTAATTGTCTTAATTAAGCACCGTTCAAACTGTTGTTCTATATGTTGATTTAGGTTGCTTCATAGGAGTAAATGGCAATAGTTATAATAAGTTACGGGTTTTTAATTGCAGATAGCGATCGACTAACTCTTCACTAAGGCGATCGCATGGTGCATCTAAGACTAATACACCTCGCTGTCTTAATTGAGCAAAAGCTAGCTGACGTTGGGCTAATAAGTATCTTTAGTATTATCTGTGGGAGAATGGGCAATCTGCTCGACTATTGGATCGTTTAGAGTAACACAAAAAGGTAAATAGCGCGGGGTTAGACGAGTCATTGCGCCGAGTAATTCACTAGAAGCCGTAACATCAACTAGATCGGTAATTACAACCACTAAAGCGCGTCGAGTCTGCTGGGTAATTACCTTAGTTACGGCTTTAAGATAATCAGGTTCTAATAATACAGGTTGAATTGATGTCAGGCGATCGACTAGTTTTGATAAATGATGGTTACCTCTTTCTGGAGGTATCCAAGTAGTAATATCGCGATCGAATACAGCAACTCCAACTTTATCGCCACGACTTAACCCCGCCAAAGCTAGAGATAGAGTAGCATTTAAACCCCAGTCAAATCGTTTCAAGCCTCCAACCTTAGCCGTCATCAAGCGCCCGCGATCTAATAAGATAAATAAAGTTTGCTCTTGTTCTGGTTCTAATACTCTTACCACAGGGCGACTGGCAAAGCCACAGGGCGAACCAAGAACGCGCCGCGCCGTAGCTTTCTAATCAATCAGACGAATATCTTCTCCTGTGCGATATTCGCGTAATTCGGCAAATTCTGTACCTTTTCCGCGTCTTTTTGCCTGACGCATAGCACCACTATTTTCAATAGTTAAACGGATTGAAAGTTCCCTTAAGGCAATTAAGTCAGGATAAACAGTTACTTTCTGTTTGGCTGGTATTGTCCAATTGCGCCAGGTTAAACCGAATTTACCCAACTGACGTACTTGAATATCTCCCCATTCATATTCTCCACGACTATTGGGGCGAATAGTATAGGTTTGCTTGCTAATGCTATTGCCAGCTAGGTTAACCTCTAAAGTGTTTTGGTTTGCCATAAATTCTGAAGGAAAAGCATCACGGATTAAGGCGATCGCCTTTTCTTTGCCAGATTTGATGTTTAATTCAATTAAATTATCTCTACCAACAGAAAGACGATCTATCTTCTCTCGTGTTACTTCAGCAGCATGGTTTTTAACCTCAGACGCATCCATAATTGTTGCAATCAATAAAGCAAAATTATAAATTCGTAAAAAATTCAGACTTATTTGGCGATTAGTCAAAACATCTAGCAGCGCAGCACTAATACCACCTATTGATAGCAGTACATAACATCGTCGGGATGGAATCATGTTTTATCTAAGATAAAAATTTGTTTAACA is drawn from Coleofasciculaceae cyanobacterium and contains these coding sequences:
- a CDS encoding DUF58 domain-containing protein; the encoded protein is MVRVLEPEQEQTLFILLDRGRLMTAKVGGLKRFDWGLNATLSLALAGLSRGDKVGVAVFDRDITTWIPPERGNHHLSKLVDRLTSIQPVLLEPDYLKAVTKVITQQTRRALVVVITDLVDVTASSELLGAMTRLTPRYLPFCVTLNDPIVEQIAHSPTDNTKDTY